In one Myripristis murdjan chromosome 5, fMyrMur1.1, whole genome shotgun sequence genomic region, the following are encoded:
- the lhfpl5a gene encoding LHFPL tetraspan subfamily member 5 protein, with product MLPAQEAAKIYHTNYVRNARAVGVMWTVLTITFSVITVVVFIQPYWIGDSVNTPQAGYFGLFHYCIGNALTSELICKGSALDFGSIPSGAFKTAMFFVGISMLLVVGSIVCFSLFFFCNAGSVYKICAWMQLASSTCMVIGCMIYPDGWDSEEVKRMCGQRTDKYTLGNCTVRWAYILAIISIMDSLILSFLAFSLGNRQDKLLPEDFQVDGKDEA from the exons ATGCTCCCAGCTCAGGAAGCAGCCAAAATCTACCACACCAACTACGTGCGCAATGCCCGGGCCGTGGGTGTGATGTGGACCGTCCTCACCATCACCTTCTCCGTCATCACCGTGGTGGTGTTCATCCAGCCCTACTGGATCGGGGACAGCGTCAACACCCCGCAGGCCGGCTACTTCGGCCTCTTCCACTACTGCATCGGCAACGCGCTCACCTCGGAGCTCATCTGCAAAGGGAGCGCGCTGGACTTCGGCTCCATCCCGTCCGGCGCCTTCAAGACGGCCATGTTCTTCGTGGGGATCTCgatgctgctggtggtgggcAGCATCGTCTGCTtcagcctcttcttcttctgcaatGCCGGCAGCGTCTACAAGATCTGCGCCTGGATGCAGCTGGCCTCAT CCACCTGCATGGTGATCGGCTGTATGATCTATCCAGATGGCTGGGACTCTGAGGAGGTGAAGCGCATGTGTGGCCAGCGGACCGACAAGTACACCTTGGGCAACTGCACGGTGCGCTGGGCCTACATCCTGGCCATCATCAGCATCATGGACTCGCTCATCCTCTCTTTCCTGGCTTTCAGCCTGGGCAACCGGCAAGACAAGCTGCTGCCTGAAGACTTCCAGGTGGACGGAAAAG ATGAAGCCTGA